DNA from Pseudochaenichthys georgianus unplaced genomic scaffold, fPseGeo1.2 scaffold_960_arrow_ctg1, whole genome shotgun sequence:
cccatacatatacacacaataATAATGAAGCAGAATAGACAAACATTAGCCAACATGTTGTGCCAAAGATAACATTATAAACCCTGAACTCTATAACAGTTGTGTGTGACTGCGTGTGACTGCAAGAGACTGACTGCGTGAGACTGCGTGAGACTGCGTGTGACTGAGTGTGACTGAGTGTGACTGAGTGTGACTTAGTGTGACTTAGTGTGACTGAGTGTGACTTAGTGTGACTGAGTGTGACTTAGTGTGACTTAGTGTGACTGAGTGTGACTGCGTGTGACTGCGTGTGACTGCGTGAGACTGCGTGAGACTGCGTGAGACTGCGTGAGACTGCGTGTGACTGCGTGTGACTGCGTGTGACTGCGTGTGACTGCGTGAGACTGCGTGAGACTGCGTGAGACTGCGTGAGACTGCGTGTGACTGCGTGTGACTGCGTGTGACTGCGTGTGACTGCGTGAGACTGCGTGAGACTGCGTGTGACTGCGTGAGACTGCGTGTGACTGAGTGTGACTGAGTGTGACTGAGTGTGACTGAGTGTGACTTAGTGTGACTTAGTGTGACTGAGTGTGACTTAGTGTGACTTAGTGTGACTGAGTGTGACTGAGTGTGACTGAGTGTGACTTAGTGTGACTTAGTGTGACTTAGTGTGACTGAGTGTGACTGAGTGTGACTTAGTGTGACTGAGTGTGACTGAGTGTGACTGAGTGTGACTGCGTGAGACTGCGCGTGACTGCGTGAGACTGCGTGTGACTGCTTGAGACTGCGTGTGACTGCGTGTGACTGCGTGAGACTGCGTGTGACTGCGTGTGACTGCGTGAGACTGCGTGTGACTGCGTGTGACTGCGTGTGACTGCGTGAGACTGCGTGAGACTGCGTGAGACTGCGTGAGACTGCGTGTGACTGCGTGAGACTGCGCGTGACTGCTTGAGACTGCGTGTGCGATGCTGGTGATCAACGGAAGCACCTTCGGATTGACTGACTGCTGTTTCTTTGAAGCATCCTATCCGCTTTAGTCCCCTTGTCCGGATTGATTCTGAAAAGGCACCTGTTAAGACAGAAGCACACTTAAATGTAGTGCTACAAACAATAGTTTTTATAGTTACAAATTCTGTGGATGATACGGCCATTCATTGTCTTCACACTTATACAGCTTAAAGTCAAAGGGCAGTACTACTCTTAAATGGACTGTTATGATCATATCTGCACATGGGCGGGaagggggtgctgagggcgctgcagcaccccctagcggcaggcagggggtgctGAGCTCCCctgcctctcctctcctctcagtctgagaggagaggactctcagacttgcaggtctcccttgaaaaagagatctatgatctcaatgggaccaatctggttaaataaaggtttgaaatgaaatgaaaagacTGAGAGGAGAAGActctcagactgagagcagagtgagctaaaggactctgagggttcAGATAGTTCACTTCAGTCTGagtatctcagtgggtctcaaacggtttggtcacaaattattcaaagattatttccgcggcacaccttcattaTCATAttattatatgatcattatcgatatgaaacaataagagaataaaggaaaacaggtatgaaatactagatggcagtaaaacaagaacacagtttgaaaggggagtgatttgtgaaatatccataaagaaaagaaCGTCTGCTTCAGGTGTGTTTCATCTGGTGCTGAGAGATCTCCATAGGTCTCTCACGCTGCCTTCAGAGTGCACCAGATCGATGCTTTAGCttcatccccccggacccccctggaggaggtgaggacccccctagaggaggagaggacccccctagaggaggtgaggacccccctggaggaggtgaggacccccctagaggaggtgaggacccccctggaggaggtgaggacccccctagaggaggtgaggtcccccctagaggaggtgaggacccccctagaggaggtgaggaccccctagaggaggtgaggtccgctcccctGCCTATATGTCGTGAGCTGATGATCGAGCCTTCGTTGTAACAGAGGCTCCGGGGCCAACGACATCGACTAACGGCTACCGGCTTACGGCTAACGGCCGTCGACACCGGCTAACAGCTAATAGCTAACCAcgacagctaacggctagcagctacTGACGGCTAACAatgacagctaacagctaacaatggctaacagctaacgacgACTGACAAATACCGGCTAGCCGCTAACGGCTGGCTGCTTCCACGTGTTAACATCTGACTGTTAGCATGTCTTATGGtggtgccggagaggaggttcCACCAGGCCTGGTTGACCTCGTGTGGATCCTCTCACAATTTCACCTACCTGTTTttgataggcaaggcaagtttatttatatagcacctttcaacacaaggcagttcaaggtgctttacaaaaatgaaagacattcagacaaaggcatttaaaaaaaaaaagataataaaagaaacattaaaagaaagaatacatgaatacaaatcacatgaataaaaagttacagtgcagtctaagatgcgacaaaaagaaaagtcttcttgctggatttgaaagtagtcagagttgcagcggacctgcagctccagatgtttggagcatagtaACTgaacttctccatgtttagttctgactctggggacaggaagctgaccagtccctgaagacctgagagatctggctctggggacaggaagctgaccagtccctgaagacctgagaggtctgactctggggacaggaagctgaccagtccctgaagacctgagagatctgtctctggggacaggaagctgaccagtccctgaagacctgagaggtctgactctggggacagaaagctgaccagtccctgaagacctgagagatctgtctctggggacaggaagctgaccagtccctgaagacctgagagatctgtctctggggacaggaagctgaccagtccctgaagacctgagagatctgtctctggggacaggaagctgaccagtccctgaagacctgagagatctgactctggggacaggaagctgaccagtccctgaagacctgagagatctggatgttttttttttagtttagtcaatttattgaacatgtcagaaacaaaaaaatatataacaataatatatatattctctttttttcactcagattaataattataacaaagtaccaacaaaaaaaaaaataacaaaacaaaaaaaaataataataattttcagatagtctctgttcatgttcaacaggggcaagaagaagcttaaaaaaacttttctggtcctaccccctctaacatatatGTTTCTTATAAAACcttaggtcatcgtcatcagcgacatgtttgtcttgttcatcttttcttttctttttttcttttctttacaaaacaatcagaaagaaattactttttacaattacaagaaataacaacaaatgggattttacaggtcctgttcataaccattaatgatttgACTCCTAAATAATTTTCAGTTTAgacttgtacaatatttcagtgcatcGTTAGTTATTCCACAAACTAACACCTTTTGATGAGATGCAATGAAGTTTGGCATCTGTTCGTACGGGTGGTTTTTTGAAGatgcagtttcctctcaacatgtgcatgctttctctctgtgtgaaaagtccctggattttatgaggtaattgttgatttgcggctttgaacataatttgaatagttttatagtcaatcaggtcttgtagttttagtgtttttagtttgatgaacaatttatttgttggttctctgtaggtagttttatgtataactcgtatggctcttttttgcaggacgaagataggatgtgtatttgttttatatgtgttcccccaaacttccacacaatacatcacgtatggaagtatgaaggagcagtacagcataaacaaagaagCTTGATTAATTAGGCATTTGGTTTTATTCAGAATTGCTCAGAATTGATATGTTGGCTTTGATATAGCTTATATGTGGTTTCcaacttcatttattgtctATGATTACTCCAAGGAATTTTATTTCCGATACTCTTTCTAATTGGACGCCATTTATAGTGAGTTTCTTCTCTGTATTGGTCGATCGATTCCCAAATATTATGAGTTTGGTTTTGCTtgcgttcaatgttaatttattttggtcaaacCAGATCTTCATCCTGCTCAGTTCCTTCTCCATCGTGACCAATAGCTGTTCTAAATCGTCCCCACAGCAGAGTAGACTTGTgtcgtctgcaaaaagaatggttttaataatttttgatacttcacatatattgttaatatacaGAATAAATAGTAATGGTCCCAAGACTGAGCCCTGAGGCCCCCCACATGTAACCTGCAGTAGTTGTGATTTatgtagaccctccagaaaaacgcgattctacgatcgcagaatttaccgcataatcagcaaaatggcgcagatttttaaaaggccgcatatttattaaaaagccgcataatccccgcatttttccacacaaagttgaaaaaaaaaaagttaactcgtcttgaggtgaagtgatgatgatgatgatgatgatgatgatgatgatgatgatgatgatgatgatgatgatggtgatgatgatgatgatgatgatgatgatgatgatgatgatgatgaggatgatgaggatgatgacgcgacatcatcagctcgcgcatcacagaaggtaaacaccACGTGGAGTGaccgtgtggagctcacacgagagagaaaacaccaagatgaaaacatCGAatcatctcatttaccgacgaacatttctgctaaagaccgggcaaagcagttcccGATGTCTCGCATGAAAgtgtggggaaactattctgcaccccgtgcgactctgtgttggagcataagagaacatccaCGGTGACgaccactttgattcattcaaacattcgaacatgctttctgctgctgcggacaagaaagccaaacagctCACGCTCACCGAGGCATCGGCCTCCAACACCCTTTCGAGGGCTGcaagaaacgaggtgagtagcctacaagatggaagctggtcagataacgagtacatgaaaacagaatgaggcgaagaagtgtgtgtgtgtgtgtgtgtgtgtgtgtgtgtgtgtgtgtgtgtgtgtgtgtgtgtgtgtgtgtgtgtgtgtgtgtgtgtgtgtgtgtgtgtgtgtgtgtgtgtgtgtgtgtgtgtgtgtgtgtgtgtgtgtgtgtgtgtgtgtgtgtgtgtgtgtgtgtgtgtgtgtgcgtgtgtgtgtgctaggGGTTTCACCAACTAATCGACTAGTCGACTAGTCGACTACCTTTACCACTAGTCGGCGCTGTAGGCCCTAGTCAACTAGTCGTGAACAAAATGGAGGTGAACGAGGTGCCGCAAAATGCTCCAAAAAACGTCCGACATTCATATGTATGGCAGTACTTCAAAGAAGACGTAACCAACTCCACAGTTAAGTGTCAGTTGTGTACATCTGTACTAAAGTACAACAAAAATACTTCTGCTATGCGCAACCACCTAAAAATGAAACACCCGCTGCCGACAGCTAGCACTAGCAGTAATGCTAGCAGCACCAGTGAGCAACGGACCGCCGTCAGCACAGGACAGAGACAGACGAGCATTATTGATTTTTCCAAGCGCCCCGTTACGGACAAAAGAAGACGGCAGATAACAGACTTGCTTATCAACTTTGTCATCAAGGATGTTCGACCACTTTCTGCCCTTTCCGGAGAAGGCTTCAGGGACATTATGAAGTTTTTCGAGCCAGTCTATAAGATCCCGTCACATGCTACACTTTGGAGCAACATCATGCTTCAGTACAACACTGTGAAAGCGAGGATTGCCAATGAGATGAAAAATAAAAGTGTCTCACTAACCACTGATCTGTGGACATCTTGCACCATGGATCCATACTTCACCATAACTGCCCACTACATCACAGACACCTGGGAGATACAATCCAGAGTGCTGCGAACCACTATAATGCCAGAGAGACACACCGCTGTGAATATAGCCCAGAGGCTCAAAGAAACAATTGAGGAGTGGGACTTAGTTGTGTTTTGCACTATTCATGACAATGCAAGCAGCATGAACCTGGCAATGGAGCTCTGCGAGCAGTTTCCCCACCACCTTGGATGCGCCGGACACACCATTCAACTGGCAATAAAAGCAGGGTTGCACTTACCAGAAATTGCCAAGACCACAGATGCTGCCAGGcgtgttgtcagtcattttcgTCACTCCTCAGTAGCAGTTTGTGCTTTGAAGAAACGTCAAGAACAGCTTGGAGTAAAAATACACAAACTCCAAAACGACTGTGCGACCCGCTGGAATTCAACGTTCACTATGCTCGAGCGACTGTATGAGCAGAGACTCCCGGTGCAGGCCGTCCTTGCGGATGAGATAGTGACAAAAGTTGGCATCCGAAAATCCCTCGCCATGAGAGAGTGCCAGTGGGAACTGGTGGAACAGCTGATCCCGGTGCTCAGGCCTCTAGCAAAGGCGACAACAATCATGTGCGGAGAAAATCACATCGGGCTGTCCTTCATCTACCCCGTGCTACTGAACATGGCTAACAACACGCTCAGTGCAAATGAGTCAGATCTTGCGGCTATTCGTTCCTTCAAGAATACCGTGAGGAAAGAGCTCACAACCCGCTTCAAGCTGTTGTCTCGCCTGCTGGCAGAATCCATCCCGATCACGGCATGCATGCTAGATCCACAATTTAAGCATCTGAAGTTCCTTCCAGACGATGTCAGAGAGGAAGCCCAGGCGCGTCTGACACAATTAGTGCGTGAAGACGGAGAGGTGGAACAGCCGGGAGCTACAGGTAAATAGAGTTGAAATAGCGATAatagtttcacacaaaaaaactaCTTAAACCGGCCAAATTGTAAAACAATGTATTTATCATTAATGTGGTTCATTTTTGCTGTAGGTGAAGAGGAGATCGCAGACAACGTTGGAGTGGAGCTGGCGGAAACAAGTTTCAAAAAGGCGAGACTGGAGAGTGACTTTGAACAGCTATGTGGAGCTCATTTCGAGAGCAGCCGCAAGAGAAAACGGGTCAACGGTGATGCGGATGATGAGCTACGGGAATACTGCCAGACACCGCATATCCCCACAATGGATAACCCACTGGAGTGGTGGGCAGAAAACGCGCACCGATTCCCCCGTGTCGCCAAGCTTTCAAGGAGCTATCTGGCTATTCCAGCCACAGGCACCCCGAGTGAGAGAGTTTTTTCCCTGGCAGGCAACACTGTCACCCGACAGCGGTCAAGCCTCCTTCCCTCACAC
Protein-coding regions in this window:
- the LOC139433687 gene encoding E3 SUMO-protein ligase ZBED1-like; its protein translation is MLSAAADKKAKQLTLTEASASNTLSRAARNEYNKNTSAMRNHLKMKHPLPTASTSSNASSTSEQRTAVSTGQRQTSIIDFSKRPVTDKRRRQITDLLINFVIKDVRPLSALSGEGFRDIMKFFEPVYKIPSHATLWSNIMLQYNTVKARIANEMKNKSVSLTTDLWTSCTMDPYFTITAHYITDTWEIQSRVLRTTIMPERHTAVNIAQRLKETIEEWDLVVFCTIHDNASSMNLAMELCEQFPHHLGCAGHTIQLAIKAGLHLPEIAKTTDAARRVVSHFRHSSVAVCALKKRQEQLGVKIHKLQNDCATRWNSTFTMLERLYEQRLPVQAVLADEIVTKVGIRKSLAMRECQWELVEQLIPVLRPLAKATTIMCGENHIGLSFIYPVLLNMANNTLSANESDLAAIRSFKNTVRKELTTRFKLLSRLLAESIPITACMLDPQFKHLKFLPDDVREEAQARLTQLVREDGEVEQPGATGEEEIADNVGVELAETSFKKARLESDFEQLCGAHFESSRKRKRVNGDADDELREYCQTPHIPTMDNPLEWWAENAHRFPRVAKLSRSYLAIPATGTPSERVFSLAGNTVTRQRSSLLPSHVDALVFLNANQKGGNVDVIAEDSE